One genomic segment of Mus pahari chromosome 4, PAHARI_EIJ_v1.1, whole genome shotgun sequence includes these proteins:
- the Lxn gene encoding latexin produces MEIPPTHYAASRAASVAENCINYQQGTPHKLFLVQKVQQASKEDISGRGHKYHLKFSVEEFIQKQVTVNCTAEVLYPHVGHGSAPEVNFTFEGEIGKNPDEEDNTFYQRLMSMKEPLQAQNIPDNFGNVPPQMKPVHHLAWVACGYVMWQNSTEDTWYKMAKIQTVKQVKRNDDFIELDYTILLHDVASQEIIPWQMQVLWHPQYGTKVKHNSRLPKEGQAE; encoded by the exons ATGGaaatcccacccacccactatgCTGCGTCCAGGGCCGCCTCGGTGGCGGAGAACTGCATTAACTACCAGCAGGGGACTCCCCACAAGCTGTTCCTGGTGCAGAAGGTCCAGCAGGCCAGCAAGGAG gaTATCTCAGGAAGAGGGCACAAGTACCATCTTAAGTTTTCTGTGGAAGAATTTATCCAAAAA CAAGTTACAGTGAACTGCACGGCTGAAGTTCTGTATCCTCACGTGGGACACGGCTCTGCACCAGAAGTCAACTTCACATTCGAAGGAGAAATCGGCAAGAACCCAGATGAGGAAGATAACACATTTTATCAAAGACTCATGTCTATGAAGGAACCACTGCAAGCACAGAACATCCCAG ACAATTTTGGAAATGTGCCTCCACAAATGAAGCCAGTCCACCACTTAGCCTGGGTCGCCTGTGGTTATGTAATGTGGCAGAATTCGACTGAAGACACATGGTATAAAATGGCAAAAATTCAAACGGTCAAGCAAGTG aaaAGGAACGATGACTTCATTGAGTTAGATTACACCATTCTACTCCACGACGTTGCATCTCAG GAGATTATTCCCTGGCAAATGCAAGTCCTGTGGCATCCACAGTACGGCACCAAAGTGAAACACAACAGCCGCCTCCCAAAGGAAGGGCAGGCGGAGTGA